TCGTGGAAGGAGGTGTCGGGCGAGTCGATGGTGACGGTGAGCACGGCGTCGTAGGCCAGGCGCAGCTTGGTGTTGTTGGCCAGCACGGGGTAGGGCACGCGGCGGTAGGGCAGCGCGAAGGTCAGCGCGTCGTAGGGGATGAAGACGAAGGTGCCGTCGGTCATGCCCAGGTCCTCGGCCTTCTCCAGGAGAACCTTCTGCTCGCGGCCGCCCAGGAGCACCGAGTGCATGCACATCAGCACCACTGCGGGGACACACAaggggggacacggaggggacacggggggacacgggggtgggTGGTGGCACCGGGCAGTGGCACTTGGATCCTGCCTTGCGTGTGCTACAGGTGGGCTTCATCCATCgtccatccattcatccatccgTGGTCACCATCTtcatctgtccatccatccgtccgtccatctgtccatccatccatcatccatcatccatccatttctccatccatccatggccACCATCttcatccatccgtccatccatccatccgtccatccatccattcatccattcatccatccacccatccatccacctatccatccatccatgtcCACCATCTCCATCATCTCCACCCCTCCATCTCTCCATCCCACCTCCCTGTCCATCTCCAcctccatctccatccccacctCTATCCCACCTCCACCTCCATCTCTCAGTCCCATCTCCATCCCACTTCCATCTGTGTCTcacctccatccccatccccgtctccccctccatccatcatcccccatccatccatccatccatccatcatcccccatccatccatccatccatccatccatccatccatccgtccatccatgGCCACCAtcttcatccatccatccatccatccatccatcccccatccatccatccatccatccatccaacctCCATCTCCATCaccacctccacctccacctccacctccaTCTCTCCATCCCACCTTCATCTCCACCCCAACTCCACCTCCAtctctccatctccatcccacCTCCATCTCTCCACCTCCATCCCACTTCCACCTCCACCTCCATCCCACCTCCATCTCTCCACCTCCATCCCACCTCCATCCCACCTCCATCTCTCCACCTCCTCTCCACCTCCACCTCTACCTCCATCCCACCTCCATCTCCACCTCCATCCCACCTCCACCTCCATCTCTCCACCTCCATCCCACCTCCATcccacctccacctccacctccaTCTCTCCATCCCACCTCCATCCCACCTCCATCCCACCTCCATCCCACCTTCATCCCACCTTCATCCCACCTCCATCCCACCTCCACCTCCATCTCTCCATCCCACCTCCACCTCCATCCCACCTCCATCTCTCCACCTCCATCCCACCTCCATCCCACCTCCATCTCTCCATCCCACCTCCATCCCACCTCCACCCCACCTCCCCGTCCCCCCGTCCCCCTCCTCACCTCTGACCCCATCCGCCCTCTGCACCCTCCTCAGCGcctcctccgcctcctcctcctcctctccggCCACGGTGACCACCGTCACCGGCAGCCCCTTGGCCCTCAGCTCTCTGGCCACCTCCTGCCCGGTGtccacccacagctcctgcgGCGCCGCCACCACGGCCACGTGCGCCCACCGGAAATACCGCAGCAGCGCGTGCAGCACGCCGGCCGGCGCCGGCAGCGGCCGCAGCAGAGTGACCGCCGCCCCTCCGGCTTCTCCGGCCGCTCCGCAGGCCCAGGACACCAAGGGCTTGTTCCAGGCGGCGGCCAGCAGCCCGGCGGCGCCGCAGGCCGCGGGGTTCAGGGGTCCCACGATGGCGCCGGCGTAGCGCTCGGCGCCCAGCAGGCCGGCCACGGCGCCCGGCGCGGCGCAGGCCTCGGGCAGCACCACCGCGTCCCACCAGTAGCCGGCGGCCAGCGCCGGGTCGCGGTTGAGCCGCGTCACCGCCAGGCGCGAGGCCACGTCCGGCAGAGCCCGAGCCAGGACGGGGTCGCAGCTCCAGGGGCCCAGCACGCCCACCTTGAAGGTGGCGGCCGAGCAGGGGACGGGCGcggccaggaggaggaggaggaggaggaggaggaggaggaagggcgggcgggggaggggggagggggggaaggtgggggagggggaggtAGAGGGGGAGGGGGCgaaggggtgggagggggcacCATGGTGGGGGGTGGCACCATGGGAGGTGGCACCATGAGAGGTGTCATCATCATGGGAGGTGGCACCATCGTGGGAGGTGGCACCATGGGAGGTGGCACCATGGGAGATGTCATCATCACGGGAGGTGGCACCATCGTGGGAGGTGTCATCATGAGAGGTGTCATCGTGGGAGGTGGCACCATCGTGGGAGGTGTCATCATGAGAGGTGTCATCGTGGGAGGTGGCACCATCGTGGGAGGCGTCATCACGGGAGGGGGCACCATGGTGGGAGGGGGCACCATGGGAGGTGGCACCATGAGAGGTGTCACCATCGTGGGAGGTGTCATCATCATGGGAAGTGGTGCCATCATGGGAGGTGTCATCATGAGAGGTGGCACCATGGGAGGTGGCACCATGGGAGATGTCACCATCGTGGGAGGTGTCATCATGAGAGGTGTCATCATCATGGGAGGTGGCACCATGGTGGGAGGTGGCACCATGGGAGGTGGCACCATGGGAGGCGGCACCATCGTGGGAGGTGTCATCATCATGGGAGGTGGCACCATGAGAGGTGGCACCATCATGGGAGGTGGCACCATGGGAGGTGTCATCATCACGGGAGGTGTCGTCATGGGAGGTGGCACCATCACAGGAGGTGTCATCATGAGAGGTGTCATCATAATGGAACGTGGCACCATGGGAGGTGGCACCATCATGGGAGGTGTCAAAGCCATGGGAGATGTCACCATCGTGGGAGGTGGCACCATCATGGGAGGTGGCAAAGCCACGCGAGATGTCATTGTGGATGGTGGCACCATGATGGGAGATGTCATTGTTGGAGGTGGCACCATTGTGGGAGGTGGCACCATGGCAGGTGTCATCATCATGGGAGGTGGCACCATCATGGGAGATGTCATCGTAGGAGGTGGCACCGTCTTGGGAGGCGTCAAAGCCATGGGAGATGTCACCGTGGAATGTGACACCGTCATGGGAGATGTCATCATGGGAGGTGACACTGTCATGGCAGATCACACAGTCATGGGAGATGTCAAAGCCATGGGAGATGTCACCATCGTGGGAGATGTCACTGTGGGTGGTGACACCATCATGGAAGATGTCAAACCCATGGGAGATGGCACCACCATGGGAGATGTCAAACCCATGGGAGGTGGCACCATCATGGGAGATGTCACTGTGGGTGGTGGCATTGTCATGGGAGATGTCACCATCATGGGAGGTGCCAAAGCCATGGGAGATGCCACAGTGGGAGGTGGCACCATTGGAGGAGATGTCACCATAGGAGATGTCACCATCATGGGAGATGTCCCTGTTGGAGATGCCACCACCACGGGAGACGTCATTATGGGAGGTGCCACCATTGTGGGAGGTGACACCACCATCAGAAATGTCACTGTGGCCGATGCCACCATGGGAGATGCCACCACTGTGGCCGATGTCACCGTTGGAGATGTCCCTGTGGGAGATGCCACCACTGCAGATGCCACCATGGCAGATGTCACCGTTGGAGATGCCACCACCCTTGGAGGTGCCATCATGGGGGGTCATCACATGACCGGTGCCACCACCGTGGGAAACGTCACAGCGGCCGATGTCACCCCGGGAGATGCCACCACTGGAGGTGCCACCACGGGAGGTGTCACTTTTGGAGGTGCCACCGTGGCAGGCGGTGGCACAGGAGGTGCCACCATCACTGGAGATGCCACCGCTGTTGGAGATGTCACCGTGGGAGGAGCCACCACCGTGGGAAGTGTCATCACCGTGAGAACTGTCACCGTGGGAGATGTCACCTCGGCAGGTGCCACCGTGGGAGATGCCACCATGGGAGATGTCACCTTGGGAGATGTCACCTTGGGAGATGCCACCACTGTTGGAGATGCCACCACTGTTGGAGATGTCACCTTGGGAGATGCCACCACTGTTGGAGATGCCACCATGGGAGATGTCACCATGGGAGATGTCACCTTGGGAGATGTCCCCATT
The genomic region above belongs to Haemorhous mexicanus isolate bHaeMex1 unplaced genomic scaffold, bHaeMex1.pri scaffold_150_ctg1, whole genome shotgun sequence and contains:
- the LOC132322832 gene encoding loricrin-like, producing MVGGGTMGGGTMRGVIIMGGGTIVGGGTMGGGTMGDVIITGGGTIVGGVIMRGVIVGGGTIVGGVIMRGVIVGGGTIVGGVITGGGTMVGGGTMGGGTMRGVTIVGGVIIMGSGAIMGGVIMRGGTMGGGTMGDVTIVGGVIMRGVIIMGGGTMVGGGTMGGGTMGGGTIVGGVIIMGGGTMRGGTIMGGGTMGGVIITGGVVMGGGTITGGVIMRGVIIMERGTMGGGTIMGGVKAMGDVTIVGGGTIMGGGKATRDVIVDGGTMMGDVIVGGGTIVGGGTMAGVIIMGGGTIMGDVIVGGGTVLGGVKAMGDVTVECDTVMGDVIMGGDTVMADHTVMGDVKAMGDVTIVGDVTVGGDTIMEDVKPMGDGTTMGDVKPMGGGTIMGDVTVGGGIVMGDVTIMGGAKAMGDATVGGGTIGGDVTIGDVTIMGDVPVGDATTTGDVIMGGATIVGGDTTIRNVTVADATMGDATTVADVTVGDVPVGDATTADATMADVTVGDATTLGGAIMGGHHMTGATTVGNVTAADVTPGDATTGGATTGGVTFGGATVAGGGTGGATITGDATAVGDVTVGGATTVGSVITVRTVTVGDVTSAGATVGDATMGDVTLGDVTLGDATTVGDATTVGDVTLGDATTVGDATMGDVTMGDVTLGDVPIGDATTMPPPLEMPP